The Agromyces hippuratus genome has a window encoding:
- a CDS encoding NADP-dependent isocitrate dehydrogenase produces the protein MSKIKVEGTVVELDGDEMTRIIWQAIKDTLIHPYLDVNLEYYDLSIQKRDETDDQITIDAAHAIQKHGVGVKCATITPDEARVEEFGLKKMWKSPNGTIRNILGGVIFREPIIISNIPRLVPGWNKPIIIGRHAFGDQYRATDFLFKGEGTLSVSFTPKDGGEPQQFEVYQSPGDGIAQVQYNLDASIRDFARASLNYGLSRNYPVYLSTKNTILKAYDGRFKDIFQEIFDTEFKEQFDAAGLTYEHRLIDDMVASAMKWEGGYVWACKNYDGDVQSDTVAQGFGSLGLMTSVLATPDGKVVEAEAAHGTVTRHYRQHQAGKPTSTNPIASIFAWTRGLAHRGKLDGNQELIEFAATLEDVVITTVESGAMTKDLALLVGPEQGYQTTEEFLATLADNLKARIAA, from the coding sequence TTGTCCAAGATCAAGGTTGAAGGCACCGTCGTCGAACTCGACGGCGACGAGATGACGCGCATCATCTGGCAGGCCATCAAAGACACGCTCATCCACCCGTACCTCGACGTGAACCTCGAGTACTACGACCTCTCGATCCAGAAGCGCGACGAGACCGACGACCAGATCACGATCGACGCGGCGCACGCCATCCAGAAGCACGGCGTCGGCGTCAAGTGCGCGACGATCACGCCCGACGAGGCGCGCGTCGAGGAGTTCGGCCTGAAGAAGATGTGGAAGTCGCCGAACGGCACGATCCGCAACATCCTGGGCGGCGTCATCTTCCGCGAGCCGATCATCATCTCGAACATCCCGCGCCTCGTGCCGGGCTGGAACAAGCCGATCATCATCGGCCGTCACGCCTTCGGCGACCAGTACCGCGCCACCGACTTCCTCTTCAAGGGCGAGGGCACCCTCTCGGTCTCGTTCACCCCGAAGGACGGCGGCGAGCCGCAGCAGTTCGAGGTCTACCAGTCCCCGGGCGACGGCATCGCGCAGGTGCAGTACAACCTCGACGCCTCGATCCGCGACTTCGCCCGCGCTTCGCTGAACTACGGCCTCTCGCGCAACTACCCGGTGTACCTCTCGACGAAGAACACGATCCTCAAGGCGTACGACGGCCGCTTCAAGGACATCTTCCAGGAGATCTTCGACACCGAGTTCAAGGAGCAGTTCGACGCCGCCGGCCTCACCTACGAGCACCGTCTCATCGACGACATGGTCGCCTCGGCCATGAAGTGGGAGGGCGGCTACGTCTGGGCGTGCAAGAACTACGACGGCGACGTGCAGTCCGACACCGTCGCGCAGGGCTTCGGCTCGCTCGGCCTCATGACCTCGGTGCTCGCCACTCCCGACGGCAAGGTCGTCGAGGCCGAGGCGGCGCACGGCACCGTGACGCGCCACTACCGCCAGCACCAGGCCGGCAAGCCGACCTCGACGAACCCGATCGCCTCGATCTTCGCCTGGACGCGCGGCCTCGCGCACCGCGGCAAGCTCGACGGCAACCAGGAGCTCATCGAGTTCGCCGCGACCCTCGAAGACGTCGTCATCACGACCGTCGAGTCGGGCGCCATGACGAAGGACCTCGCGCTCCTCGTCGGCCCCGAGCAGGGCTACCAGACGACCGAGGAGTTCCTCGCGACGCTGGCTGACAACCTGAAGGCGCGCATCGCCGCGTAG
- a CDS encoding ABC transporter ATP-binding protein has translation MSVTGVQGEERQDYSKAESAQIRARSRRLLGSLLAPQKARLWWTAVAIIISSAAQVAGPALIGYGIDQGIPALMEQNWFPVAFAGIAYLLTGLAGAFLISVYIRQSARISQAVLIDLRTRVFLHTQKLSLEFHESYTSGRIISRQTSDLDAIRELMDEGLTLLVRGLMYMVFTGVMLVIVDAPSALVLLVALIPLGILTRWFQVRSQQLFRRSRVASAKLIVQFVETMTGIRAVQAFRKQRRNETEFGELVEDYRDVNAKVLGLFAVYNPGLALIGNTAVAATLVLGGFRVVDGAMGVGVLLSVVLYTKRFFDPMEDMAMFYNGYQSASSALEKISGVLEEEPSVPDPVRPVDLWNAEGRVRFDSVEFAYTKDRVILPRFDLDVPAGQTIALVGSTGAGKSTLAKLIARFYDPSDGAVTLDGVSLTDLHPKDLRRAIVMVTQEAYLFSGSVADNIALGKPDASFDEIVRAAMAVGAHEFIEGLPNGYDTDVNKRGGRVSAGQRQLISFARAFLANPAVLILDEATSSLDIPSERLVQEGLTKLLADRTAVIIAHRLSTVAIADRVLVMEHGRIVEDGSPADLIAGTGHFAAMHAAWRDSLV, from the coding sequence ATGAGCGTCACCGGTGTGCAGGGCGAAGAACGCCAGGACTACTCGAAGGCCGAATCCGCGCAGATCCGCGCTCGTTCGCGGCGCCTGCTCGGGTCGCTGCTCGCTCCGCAGAAGGCGCGGCTCTGGTGGACGGCGGTCGCCATCATCATCTCGTCGGCCGCCCAGGTCGCCGGCCCGGCACTCATCGGGTACGGCATCGACCAGGGCATCCCGGCGCTCATGGAGCAGAACTGGTTCCCGGTCGCGTTCGCGGGCATCGCCTACCTGCTGACCGGGCTCGCGGGCGCGTTCCTCATCTCGGTGTACATCCGTCAGTCGGCGCGCATCAGCCAGGCGGTGCTGATCGACCTCCGCACGCGGGTGTTCCTGCACACGCAGAAGCTCTCGCTCGAGTTCCACGAGTCCTACACCTCGGGGCGCATCATCTCGCGGCAGACGAGCGACCTCGACGCGATCCGCGAGCTCATGGACGAGGGGCTGACGCTGCTCGTGCGCGGCCTCATGTACATGGTGTTCACCGGCGTCATGCTCGTCATCGTCGACGCCCCGTCGGCACTCGTGCTGCTCGTCGCGCTGATCCCGCTCGGCATCCTCACCCGGTGGTTCCAGGTGCGCTCGCAGCAACTGTTCCGGCGGTCGCGCGTGGCGTCGGCCAAGCTCATCGTGCAGTTCGTCGAGACCATGACCGGCATCCGCGCCGTGCAGGCCTTCCGCAAGCAGCGTCGCAACGAGACGGAGTTCGGCGAGCTCGTCGAGGACTACCGCGACGTGAACGCCAAGGTGCTCGGCCTCTTCGCCGTCTACAACCCGGGGCTCGCCCTCATCGGCAACACCGCGGTGGCGGCCACCCTCGTGCTCGGCGGATTCCGGGTCGTCGACGGTGCGATGGGCGTCGGCGTGCTGCTCTCGGTCGTGCTCTACACGAAGCGTTTCTTCGACCCGATGGAGGACATGGCGATGTTCTACAACGGGTACCAGTCGGCCTCGTCGGCCCTCGAGAAGATCTCGGGCGTGCTCGAGGAGGAGCCGAGCGTGCCCGATCCGGTGAGGCCGGTCGACCTCTGGAACGCGGAGGGTCGCGTGCGCTTCGACAGCGTCGAGTTCGCCTACACGAAGGACCGCGTCATCCTGCCGCGCTTCGATCTCGACGTGCCGGCGGGGCAGACCATCGCCCTCGTCGGGTCGACGGGAGCGGGCAAGTCGACGCTCGCGAAACTCATCGCGCGCTTCTACGACCCGAGCGACGGGGCGGTCACCCTCGACGGCGTCTCGCTCACCGACCTGCACCCGAAGGACCTCCGGCGCGCGATCGTCATGGTCACGCAGGAGGCGTACCTCTTCTCGGGATCGGTGGCCGACAACATCGCGCTCGGCAAGCCCGACGCGTCGTTCGACGAGATCGTGCGCGCGGCGATGGCGGTCGGTGCGCACGAGTTCATCGAGGGTCTGCCGAACGGCTACGACACCGACGTGAACAAGCGCGGCGGGCGGGTCAGCGCCGGCCAGCGGCAGCTCATCTCGTTCGCGCGGGCGTTCCTCGCGAACCCCGCCGTGCTCATCCTCGACGAGGCGACCTCCTCGCTCGACATCCCGAGCGAGCGGCTCGTGCAGGAGGGGCTGACCAAGCTCCTCGCCGACCGCACCGCGGTGATCATCGCGCACCGGCTGTCGACGGTCGCGATCGCCGACCGGGTGCTCGTGATGGAGCACGGGCGCATCGTCGAAGACGGGTCGCCGGCCGATCTCATCGCCGGTACGGGCCATTTCGCGGCGATGCACGCGGCCTGGCGCGACTCGCTGGTCTGA
- a CDS encoding GNAT family N-acetyltransferase translates to MAELRLEDLSASNIVAANSLSLKPGQEQFIAPVTYSAESSVVNPATAWQRVALLEDRVVGFIHGNFDPENEHEEFRACIWRINVDAEVQGKGVGRFLATALAEEAKHRGFNRITVLWEPGEEGPEAFFHRIGFTDIGETAYGDVIGALEL, encoded by the coding sequence ATGGCTGAGCTGAGACTGGAAGATCTGTCGGCGTCGAACATCGTGGCGGCGAACTCGTTGTCGCTCAAGCCCGGCCAGGAGCAGTTCATCGCCCCGGTCACGTACTCGGCCGAGTCGTCCGTCGTGAATCCCGCCACCGCGTGGCAGCGCGTCGCGCTCCTCGAGGATCGCGTCGTCGGCTTCATCCACGGCAACTTCGACCCCGAGAACGAGCACGAGGAGTTCCGGGCCTGCATCTGGCGCATCAACGTCGACGCCGAGGTGCAGGGCAAGGGCGTCGGCCGTTTCCTCGCGACGGCGCTCGCCGAAGAGGCCAAGCACCGCGGCTTCAACCGCATCACCGTGCTGTGGGAGCCGGGCGAAGAGGGCCCCGAGGCGTTCTTCCACCGCATCGGCTTCACCGACATCGGCGAGACCGCGTACGGCGACGTCATCGGCGCGCTCGAACTCTGA
- a CDS encoding ABC transporter ATP-binding protein: protein MPAFAGSMAAALVAQLIALTIPQVLQQIVDGPLANQEADAVLPLALLVFVLGAVEAILFAIRRWLVVGPGTKVEARMRNALYAKLQDLPVSFHDRWPSGQLLSRAVSDLGLIRRWLSFGLVLTGANVVIIVVGVGILMSMNWFLGLIFLVCSLPLWWAGWRFEGRYSEMSRLSQDQAGDLATAVEESVHGIRVLKAFGRGKHALSTFRAQAESLRSTEIEKARLDANIWVWIMVVPAIALSICLVVGVWLASQGQLSVGELVAFFATATVLAWPIESIGFMLAFALDARTATDRFFDILDSENTIVDPAEPRTLERPRGELAFSDVHFRYQDSPERFGDLLDGVDLVLLPGETMALVGLTGCGKTTMTALTTRLYDVTAGSVTLDGVDVRAFSRDELRTHIAMAFEDATLFSASVRDNVLLGRPELAGDEPSVRAEADRVLDEALRIAQAGFAYELPDGLDTKVGEEGMSLSGGQRQRLALARAVAAKPAVLVLDDPLSALDVATEARVEAELRSVLASTTALIVAHRPSTVMLADRVALLEQGRVTAVGTHSELLRESEHYRFVITSLEDDERRSTGVDAVDVDTTIREEAAS from the coding sequence ATGCCGGCGTTCGCCGGCAGCATGGCCGCGGCCCTCGTCGCCCAGCTCATCGCGCTGACGATCCCGCAGGTGCTGCAGCAGATCGTCGACGGTCCGCTCGCGAACCAGGAGGCCGACGCGGTCCTGCCGCTCGCGCTGCTCGTCTTCGTGCTCGGAGCCGTCGAGGCGATCCTCTTCGCGATCCGGCGCTGGCTCGTGGTCGGCCCCGGCACCAAGGTCGAGGCGCGCATGCGCAACGCCCTGTACGCGAAGCTGCAGGACCTTCCGGTGAGCTTCCACGATCGCTGGCCGAGCGGCCAGCTGCTCTCCCGAGCGGTCAGCGACCTCGGCCTGATCCGTCGGTGGCTGTCGTTCGGCCTCGTGCTGACCGGGGCCAACGTCGTCATCATCGTGGTCGGCGTCGGCATCCTGATGTCGATGAACTGGTTCCTCGGGCTCATCTTCCTCGTCTGCTCGCTGCCGTTGTGGTGGGCGGGCTGGCGCTTCGAGGGGCGGTACTCCGAGATGTCGCGGCTCAGCCAGGACCAGGCGGGCGACCTCGCGACCGCGGTCGAGGAGTCGGTGCACGGCATCCGCGTGCTGAAGGCGTTCGGCCGGGGCAAGCACGCCCTCTCGACCTTCCGCGCGCAGGCCGAGTCGCTGCGCAGCACCGAGATCGAGAAGGCGCGCCTCGACGCGAACATCTGGGTGTGGATCATGGTCGTGCCCGCGATCGCCCTGTCGATCTGCCTCGTGGTGGGCGTCTGGCTGGCGTCGCAGGGCCAGCTCAGCGTCGGCGAGCTCGTCGCGTTCTTCGCGACGGCGACGGTGCTCGCCTGGCCGATCGAGTCGATCGGCTTCATGCTGGCGTTCGCGCTCGACGCGCGCACCGCGACCGACCGGTTCTTCGACATCCTCGACAGCGAGAACACGATCGTCGACCCCGCCGAGCCGCGTACGCTCGAGCGGCCGCGAGGCGAGCTCGCGTTCAGCGACGTGCACTTCCGCTACCAGGACTCGCCGGAGCGATTCGGCGACCTGCTCGACGGCGTCGACCTCGTGCTGCTGCCCGGGGAGACGATGGCGCTCGTCGGCCTCACGGGCTGCGGCAAGACGACGATGACCGCGCTCACCACACGGCTCTACGACGTCACCGCCGGCTCGGTGACCCTCGACGGCGTCGACGTGCGCGCCTTCAGCCGCGACGAGCTGCGCACCCACATCGCCATGGCGTTCGAGGACGCCACGCTCTTCAGCGCCTCGGTCAGGGACAACGTGCTGCTCGGACGGCCGGAACTGGCGGGCGACGAGCCGTCGGTGCGGGCCGAGGCCGATCGCGTGCTGGACGAGGCGCTGCGCATCGCCCAGGCGGGCTTCGCCTACGAGTTGCCCGACGGGCTCGACACGAAGGTCGGCGAGGAGGGCATGAGCCTCTCGGGCGGCCAGCGGCAGCGGCTCGCGCTCGCGCGCGCGGTCGCGGCCAAGCCCGCGGTGCTCGTGCTCGACGACCCGCTCTCGGCGCTCGACGTCGCGACCGAGGCGCGGGTCGAGGCCGAGCTCCGTTCGGTGCTCGCCTCGACCACCGCGCTCATCGTGGCGCACCGGCCCTCGACGGTCATGCTGGCCGACCGGGTCGCCCTGCTCGAGCAGGGGCGGGTGACGGCGGTCGGCACGCACTCCGAGCTCCTCCGCGAGAGCGAGCACTACCGCTTCGTCATCACGAGCCTCGAAGACGACGAGCGCAGAAGCACCGGTGTCGATGCCGTCGACGTCGACACCACGATCCGAGAGGAGGCCGCATCATGA
- a CDS encoding sensor histidine kinase yields MAPGRKGRIIRRSIVIALVVAASLTMEITGFIATPDALRREVSWTTLHAIVPLVFAACAGVAWAIGPSRLPARLMVAFPLVWIPLSFLRVIEHVAWLWPFVYGVHLWWAVLTGILVLLYPRGRLIDGVDRWIASIALVTSVAYLIGVLLLGQPSPEVCDCTANPYLVADAPGVFAIFDVGYRAIGVLLAIVIAVRLLVRWVRGSVPARTVAFLMPIALIAWVITLATQAAAYASGSADLVLDTVSLVAIASIPVSFVAGISHARNMRARVADLMRITREGADRGLWAESLARTLRDASVRVYWWDEERARYADASGEPLDESSAARRSDHGLLPVSSPTGMPIAVIRHDRVLTDNMRLLDGVSSALRLSVDNGRLRSEIERTLEQVRQSRSRILEAGDEARRRIERDLHDGAQQHLVSLGMRLRLAANQARDRGVEPLGVELDGTIMMLNQALKELRELAHGIHPSLLSSGGLALAVPELAGRCPVPVEIDVQPEGRLPEVVESTAYFVVSEALANVAKHAQATRGWVRAALIDGELELVVRDNGVGGASPDGSGMLGIADRVDAVGGRFRLESPPGAGTTITIRIPLGRFATA; encoded by the coding sequence ATGGCACCCGGCCGCAAGGGCCGGATCATCAGGCGCTCGATCGTCATCGCGCTCGTCGTCGCCGCGAGCCTCACGATGGAGATCACAGGGTTCATCGCGACTCCCGATGCGCTGCGGCGCGAGGTGTCGTGGACGACGCTGCACGCGATCGTGCCGCTCGTGTTCGCCGCATGCGCCGGCGTGGCGTGGGCCATCGGCCCCTCGCGCCTGCCGGCCCGCCTCATGGTCGCCTTCCCGCTCGTGTGGATCCCGCTCTCCTTCCTCCGCGTCATCGAGCACGTCGCCTGGCTCTGGCCCTTCGTCTACGGCGTGCACCTCTGGTGGGCGGTGCTCACCGGCATCCTCGTGCTGCTCTACCCCCGCGGCCGCCTGATCGACGGCGTCGACCGCTGGATCGCGAGCATCGCGCTCGTCACCTCGGTCGCCTACCTGATCGGCGTGCTGCTGCTCGGCCAGCCATCGCCCGAGGTCTGCGACTGCACCGCCAATCCCTACCTCGTCGCCGACGCACCCGGCGTGTTCGCGATCTTCGACGTCGGCTACCGCGCCATCGGCGTGCTGCTCGCGATCGTCATCGCCGTGCGACTGCTCGTGCGGTGGGTGCGCGGCAGCGTGCCGGCCCGCACCGTCGCGTTCCTCATGCCGATCGCCCTGATCGCCTGGGTGATCACCCTCGCGACCCAGGCCGCGGCGTACGCCTCGGGCAGCGCCGATCTCGTGCTCGACACGGTCTCGCTCGTGGCGATCGCCTCGATCCCCGTCAGCTTCGTCGCCGGCATCTCGCATGCGCGCAACATGCGCGCCCGCGTCGCCGACCTCATGCGCATCACGCGAGAGGGCGCCGACCGGGGGCTCTGGGCGGAGTCCCTCGCCCGCACCCTGCGCGACGCCTCCGTCCGCGTCTACTGGTGGGACGAGGAGCGAGCCAGGTATGCGGATGCCTCGGGGGAGCCGCTCGACGAAAGCTCCGCCGCCCGGCGCAGCGACCACGGCCTGCTGCCCGTCTCCTCGCCGACCGGCATGCCCATCGCCGTCATCCGCCACGACCGGGTGCTCACCGACAACATGCGCCTGCTCGACGGCGTCTCGAGCGCACTGCGGCTCTCGGTCGACAACGGTCGGCTGCGGTCCGAGATCGAGCGCACCCTCGAACAGGTGCGCCAGTCGCGGAGCCGGATCCTCGAAGCCGGCGACGAGGCGAGGCGCCGCATCGAGCGCGACCTGCACGACGGGGCGCAGCAGCACCTCGTCTCCCTCGGCATGCGCCTGCGCCTCGCGGCGAACCAGGCCCGCGACCGCGGGGTCGAGCCGCTCGGGGTCGAACTCGACGGCACGATCATGATGCTGAACCAGGCACTCAAGGAGCTTCGCGAGCTCGCCCACGGCATCCACCCCTCGCTGCTGTCGTCGGGCGGGCTCGCGCTCGCCGTGCCCGAGCTCGCGGGCCGCTGCCCCGTGCCGGTCGAGATCGACGTGCAGCCCGAGGGGCGCCTGCCCGAGGTGGTCGAGTCGACGGCGTACTTCGTGGTCTCCGAGGCGCTCGCGAACGTCGCGAAGCACGCGCAGGCGACCCGGGGCTGGGTGCGCGCCGCCCTCATCGACGGCGAACTCGAGCTCGTGGTGCGCGACAACGGGGTTGGCGGAGCCTCACCTGACGGCAGCGGCATGCTGGGCATCGCCGACCGCGTCGATGCCGTCGGTGGACGTTTCCGCCTCGAGAGCCCGCCGGGGGCGGGCACGACGATCACCATCCGGATCCCGCTCGGCCGGTTCGCCACCGCCTGA
- a CDS encoding FtsX-like permease family protein — protein MTPTRHSRLSTAGLLRRQFLAGPVASVMLALLVLAGALLATGVPRAVAAMHTAALEQSLEQFPAREIDLVASSRNLPELGGSSGETTLEPEIDAVWGAQEQHLLDIRPSMPELLTRVTGEPLSALVAGPTIAGVAGAAAGSNSYQLFTAFDPRIREHLTLTGGQWPAALTDPVPGSTPLEIVLADAVAEEMAWVPGESRSIPVGTNPQDVRLVGTFAATDPDDGFWTHVPPVALEPSVAFTPEGNIEVTGLGFADPVSWAALQESDLPTTMDVWFPVLPDRIRSADSAELVTQVDQFMSQVFVLGSGSWEYWFATVGEVAFASGLPDALNDAAVAASASDAVLATIASGPIGVMVAVLVLGARVVFERRRTGLELAAARGASPGQLRGILALEGLAIGVPAAIVGGLLGTLLVAADAGPVGWAIAALFALTPMALLVAAAPGLSPLRRARSDLGRPSTGRFRWMAEVLVAVLAVTAVVLLYRRGLATSTAATGVDPLLAAVPLLLSLLACLVVLRVYPIPLAALVRSTSRRADLVPFLGSARALRDPSAGLVPVLAVVVGVSVTVFSSVLLGTVQAGVERAADAQVGADASVGGTPFTLEQLDQFAAVPGVAATAPVYSAKPTKVTADGRGRTSTLIVVDSAEMRKVQQGRDAATPLPAELGATEAEGVPVVLSKPVADFVSGADSANLDGDDFEVVGVVDGRTAYSPRTNWVLMDVANAKPFTATLVPRTVLVRFDEGTSAAEADEITAALAEIAGEDAVVVTPDGLLTELRERPTTRGLVISLVVAIVLASLLTALAIVLTLVVGRPARDRLLPLLSTLGLGRRGERALVVWEIGPVAVIALVAGALLGIALPFVVLAGIDLRAFTDGDAQPAVTLDPWLITAVLAGSLLVTIAAAAAASRIDGSVNAARAMRKEEEG, from the coding sequence ATGACCCCGACCCGTCATTCGCGGCTCAGCACCGCCGGCCTCCTGCGACGGCAGTTCCTCGCCGGACCGGTCGCGTCGGTCATGCTCGCGCTGCTCGTGCTCGCCGGCGCGCTGCTCGCCACGGGCGTGCCCCGCGCGGTCGCCGCGATGCACACCGCGGCGCTCGAGCAGTCGCTCGAGCAGTTCCCGGCACGCGAGATCGATCTCGTCGCCTCCAGCCGCAACCTGCCCGAGCTCGGCGGCTCGAGCGGCGAGACGACCCTCGAACCCGAGATCGATGCGGTCTGGGGCGCCCAGGAGCAGCACCTGCTCGACATCCGCCCGAGCATGCCCGAGCTGCTGACGCGCGTCACGGGCGAGCCGCTCTCCGCGCTCGTCGCCGGCCCGACGATCGCCGGTGTCGCGGGCGCCGCGGCAGGCTCGAACTCGTACCAGCTGTTCACCGCGTTCGATCCGAGGATCCGCGAGCACCTCACGCTGACCGGCGGACAGTGGCCGGCCGCCCTGACCGACCCGGTTCCGGGCAGCACCCCGCTCGAGATCGTGCTCGCCGACGCCGTCGCCGAGGAGATGGCGTGGGTGCCGGGCGAGAGCCGCTCGATCCCGGTCGGCACGAATCCGCAGGACGTGCGACTGGTCGGCACCTTCGCGGCGACCGACCCCGACGACGGCTTCTGGACGCACGTGCCGCCGGTGGCACTCGAACCGTCCGTCGCGTTCACCCCGGAAGGCAACATCGAGGTCACGGGTCTCGGGTTCGCCGACCCGGTCTCGTGGGCGGCGCTGCAGGAGTCCGACCTGCCGACGACGATGGACGTGTGGTTCCCAGTGCTGCCCGACCGCATCCGCTCCGCCGACTCGGCCGAACTCGTGACGCAGGTCGACCAGTTCATGAGCCAGGTGTTCGTGCTCGGCAGCGGCTCCTGGGAGTACTGGTTCGCGACCGTCGGCGAGGTCGCCTTCGCGAGCGGGCTCCCCGACGCATTGAACGACGCGGCCGTCGCCGCGAGTGCGAGCGATGCCGTGCTGGCCACGATCGCCTCCGGACCGATCGGCGTGATGGTCGCCGTGCTCGTGCTCGGAGCCAGGGTGGTGTTCGAACGACGACGCACCGGCCTCGAGCTCGCCGCCGCCCGGGGTGCGTCTCCCGGCCAGCTCCGCGGCATCCTCGCGCTCGAGGGACTGGCCATCGGCGTGCCCGCCGCGATCGTCGGGGGTCTCCTCGGCACCCTCCTCGTCGCCGCCGACGCCGGCCCGGTCGGGTGGGCGATCGCCGCGCTCTTCGCGCTGACCCCGATGGCACTGCTCGTCGCGGCCGCGCCGGGTCTCAGCCCGCTGCGCAGGGCACGCTCCGACCTCGGCCGGCCGAGCACCGGGCGCTTCCGCTGGATGGCCGAGGTGCTCGTCGCGGTGCTCGCCGTCACCGCCGTCGTGCTGCTGTACCGCCGCGGCCTGGCCACCTCGACCGCCGCGACCGGCGTCGACCCGTTGCTCGCGGCGGTGCCCCTCCTGCTCTCGCTGCTCGCGTGCCTCGTCGTGCTGCGGGTCTACCCGATCCCCCTCGCGGCCCTCGTGCGCAGCACGTCCCGTCGCGCCGACCTCGTGCCGTTCCTCGGCTCGGCACGGGCACTGCGCGACCCCTCCGCCGGGCTCGTGCCCGTGCTCGCCGTCGTCGTCGGCGTCTCGGTGACCGTGTTCTCCTCGGTGCTGCTCGGCACGGTGCAGGCGGGCGTCGAGCGGGCCGCCGATGCGCAGGTGGGCGCCGACGCATCGGTCGGCGGCACCCCGTTCACCCTCGAACAGCTCGACCAGTTCGCGGCCGTGCCCGGCGTCGCGGCGACCGCACCCGTGTACTCGGCCAAGCCCACCAAGGTCACCGCCGACGGGCGCGGCCGCACCTCGACCCTCATCGTCGTCGACAGCGCCGAGATGCGGAAGGTGCAGCAGGGCCGCGACGCGGCCACACCGCTTCCCGCCGAACTCGGCGCGACCGAGGCGGAAGGCGTTCCGGTGGTGCTCTCGAAGCCGGTCGCGGACTTCGTCTCGGGCGCCGACTCCGCCAACCTCGACGGCGACGACTTCGAAGTGGTCGGCGTGGTCGACGGCCGCACCGCCTACTCGCCTCGCACGAACTGGGTGCTCATGGACGTCGCGAACGCGAAGCCGTTCACCGCGACCCTCGTGCCGCGCACCGTGCTCGTGCGGTTCGACGAGGGCACCTCCGCCGCCGAAGCCGACGAGATCACCGCCGCCCTCGCCGAGATCGCCGGCGAGGACGCCGTGGTCGTCACGCCCGACGGGCTGCTCACCGAATTGCGCGAACGCCCCACCACGCGTGGCCTGGTGATCTCGCTCGTGGTCGCGATCGTGCTCGCGAGCCTGCTCACGGCGCTCGCGATCGTGCTGACCCTCGTGGTCGGGCGCCCCGCCCGCGACCGACTGCTGCCGCTGCTCTCGACGCTCGGCCTGGGCCGTCGCGGCGAGCGGGCGCTCGTCGTCTGGGAGATCGGTCCGGTGGCCGTCATCGCGCTCGTCGCCGGCGCCCTGCTCGGCATCGCCCTGCCGTTCGTCGTGCTCGCGGGCATCGACCTGCGTGCGTTCACCGACGGCGACGCCCAGCCGGCCGTGACGCTCGACCCCTGGCTCATCACCGCGGTGCTCGCGGGCAGCCTGCTCGTGACGATCGCTGCGGCGGCCGCGGCATCCCGCATCGACGGCAGCGTCAACGCCGCTCGCGCGATGCGCAAGGAAGAGGAAGGATGA
- a CDS encoding MGMT family protein, whose product MPQQHAEGFVEAVLVVVADIPAGQVATYGDVAALLGSRGARAVGQVMARSGGDVPWWRVVRAGGRPPAGHAERARRHYVAEGTPLRPTSDDDGYRIDLAACRWRA is encoded by the coding sequence ATGCCGCAGCAGCACGCCGAGGGGTTCGTCGAGGCCGTGCTCGTGGTCGTCGCCGACATCCCCGCGGGGCAGGTCGCGACCTACGGCGATGTCGCGGCACTGCTCGGCTCGCGCGGCGCGCGCGCCGTCGGACAGGTGATGGCGCGCTCCGGCGGCGACGTGCCGTGGTGGCGGGTCGTGCGCGCGGGCGGTCGCCCGCCCGCCGGGCATGCCGAACGGGCCCGCCGGCACTACGTCGCCGAGGGCACGCCGCTGCGCCCCACGTCCGACGACGACGGCTACCGCATCGACCTCGCGGCGTGCCGCTGGCGCGCCTGA
- a CDS encoding response regulator transcription factor: protein METPERPLRVAIADDALLLREGIAKVLVDGGLEVVASVGTGVELLEVAARGGLDAAVLDIRMPPSYRDEGILALEEMRAQGSTIGVLLLSMYATPEYALRVMGAGSGTGYLLKERVSEPQTLVRAVETVASGGSVVDPEVVEQLVQRTRADDPLSRLTERERSVLELMAQGYSNGGIAQTLFLGLKTVETHVRSILQKLDLEESPEHHRRVLAVLTLLGAR from the coding sequence ATGGAGACGCCCGAACGTCCCCTTCGCGTCGCGATCGCCGACGATGCGCTCCTCCTGCGCGAGGGCATCGCGAAGGTGCTCGTCGACGGAGGCCTCGAGGTCGTCGCCTCGGTCGGCACGGGCGTCGAGCTGCTCGAGGTCGCCGCACGCGGCGGGCTCGACGCGGCGGTGCTCGACATCAGGATGCCGCCGAGCTACCGCGACGAGGGCATCCTCGCGCTCGAGGAGATGCGCGCACAAGGCTCGACGATCGGCGTGCTGCTGCTGTCGATGTACGCGACGCCCGAGTACGCGCTACGGGTGATGGGCGCGGGCAGCGGCACCGGGTACCTCCTGAAGGAGCGCGTCTCCGAGCCCCAGACCCTCGTGCGCGCCGTCGAGACGGTCGCCTCCGGCGGCTCGGTCGTCGACCCCGAGGTCGTCGAGCAGCTCGTGCAGCGCACGCGCGCCGACGACCCGCTCTCGCGCCTCACCGAGCGCGAGCGGTCGGTGCTCGAGCTCATGGCCCAGGGCTACTCCAACGGCGGCATCGCGCAGACGCTCTTCCTCGGACTGAAGACCGTCGAGACGCACGTGCGCTCCATCCTGCAGAAACTCGACCTCGAGGAGTCGCCCGAGCACCACCGCAGGGTGCTCGCGGTACTGACGCTCCTCGGCGCGAGGTGA